The following DNA comes from Vigna radiata var. radiata cultivar VC1973A unplaced genomic scaffold, Vradiata_ver6 scaffold_239, whole genome shotgun sequence.
AGTCCCTTCTATCTACCACATGCCGAACACCTTTTAcacatgttttataaaaataaaagaaatgctaaAGTAAGATAATTAGTGTTCGTCCCAAGTCATCACATACACTTCATGAAATATCCATTAAGAATTTCACCTTAGAAACTCTTTTCAAACAATACTTTAATACATACCTAGCATCATGCAATATCATCatataatttgatttgtatTACTGAACAAACTTTATAGTATCAAAACATCTCCATTCATAAGAAATAGAGCcaagaaaatagaagagaatcCAACAAGAACACGAGGCACCCAATGCTAGAATTTTGGCGCTTAGCATTGACTTGTTCACCCAATGAGCTACTCCTACCGCCCAATGAGAGCGTAAACAAAGAGCTTCCCAAACCTAGCGAGAAATCTCGCCCAACCTCTGAACCCACTGCCAAACATCAATATTACTTGCCCAGCAACCCTTCTACCTACCTAATTTGTCTGCAAAATTCTACAAAAcatcaattatgcagaatttaCACTCTTCAACCTCACATGTTCTAACTCCCACCCCTTCATTTTCTAGTCCAAACCTTAATTAAACTCATCTTGGGTTTATGACTCAACTTAAactctattattcttattttcccATGAATTTCTAACTTATTCAATTAAACACCATTCTAAATGCTTAAATTTCATTCCTACTTATTCCTCATAAAATTTGGTAAACTTAACCACTAAACAAGTCCTAAATAGCCTAGAATCAAACTTTAAACCTCAAGATTCTCCATTCCACCCttatctcaaaatctcaccTATCAAAACTCTCATTTAGCACTAAATTGGCCTATAAGTCTTACCAATTCATTACTTCTCAATTTAACATaatcttttttgttatttaaggacctatataagttttaaatgaCTTTAAAGCAGATCCCAAACATTAGTTTTCACAAAAAAGTCGCTCCTCTCGAATTTCACCTACCAAAACCCCAATTTAGACCAAAAACAACCCTACCACACTTCCTTTTCACTACCTTCAATCCTACATTTGTTTTATACCTAGTTACACTATAACAAAACAACCATCAAATGTTTAAACCATTACAAATTCTCAAGCATACATAACAATATTCATCAAGATATAAACATCACTCAACAATCATGTCAATTATATCATattcaaccaaacataatttctcacaacataaaaaacataaatgcatgcatcttaacaaaaaattaaggaaaatattACATTCAATTATTTGATTGGAAAGATAAAACAAGCACATTATCCTTGCCTCACCTCAGATAACTCTTTTGTACCTACATATTATAGAATCACGATTAGGATAGGTCTTTCAGACCATTGATTGACAAAAAACTGGAGAAAGAGATTGAATGACACATGCGTACAAATCTATTTGCACGTGTCTTAAACTGAAGATCAAAAGAAAACGGAGTAGAAATTGACTTACTCTATCTTAAAAACTGATTGGATGACGTTGTAGATGTCACTACTATGATCATTTAGGTACTTCCTAATATTTAAAGAGATGACTCAGGGATTAGAAATCTTAGAGAGAAAGGAAAGGAAGTCTAGAGAAAGAGTTCTAGAAAAAATGATACGTGTTTTTGATAATGAGacgtttttataaaattttatttatactattaaacttttaacattaaaataatttgttacaTTATTTTGAAACACTTATCAACTCTGATattctattttctaaatttttataagttatatatatatatatatatatatatatttatttatttatttatttatttatttgtgtgtgtgtggaggGGGGGGGGTTGCTAGCCTATGTAAGATCTTTTTTCACtcggtacattttagcaaatcGTACCAAGTTTTAGTAGATAAAAAAATCTCcattcataaaaaattacatacttTAAACacaagagtattttaataatttttatttttaatttaaaatataaaaaaatcgaAAATACTCACCTAACCCTAACCCACCTTCCTCATTTATCCAATTTATTTCTGTTAGAAAAGATGAGCTTTGTTTCTCAACAGCAAGAACGGGGGGAGGGGGGGCGcttgaattggtgttttataaaaataatcacttTTGAAATCTTTTCGCAAAAGGttacttaattgaatacataatccatgtaatcaattaagcttcaacacttagcatatttttgaaaacttttcttcccAAAATTCATCACAGCACACTtgaaaaatatatgtgcaaacacacgagttttatttgatttaccAACTAACGTAATCAATTCAAAACTTGTTGTTCTGCCATAGTTTAAAACTCAAGTTGTTtcatgaccttaattgattatcacaacattgtaatcgattaagtcattcagatatgcttttgtgcatgtggtttttccatttccaaaacatatattgTGCATACACAAATATGATCACTTTATAAACACAGTAGTATGCATCAATCAGCACAATATGTCCACAAATATGCATGTGCAAATTTCACAGTAAACATAAGCATATATAACACAGTACATAGTACGCACACATGTgtctttattaattatgtgttgtcatcataaaaaacaaacatgagGGAGTGGGTTTAGCTAACACTGtgttccccctatcaacaatttctctctcatctccatcttctttctcacacacacacaacaacctACGACAtcgctattttttttttttgctcttgctctattcatttatttgttttccactttaataacaaagttgatgttgattttttattggagGGTTGTGCTATATCTTTTCCTTtctgattgttattaaatttcgttttcaaattttagaagCAGTAGTTTATCTTCAGGGAGGTTTGATACATTGACTATTATGTGGTCTCCCTTGTTTGATGGCTTTCTTTATTTACTTTGCTTAACAtttgaataacaaaataattgatattcTTTAAGTTAAAATCATGTTGATTCGCAAGATGAAGAATCATTACTTGTGTGAAAAATCATTGctcttgtttattttattttactatatttttaggTTGgacttttctctaaatttttacaagcataatgacatccgaaggaattggtaattggccagGAGTTCTTTTTaaagatgatgattcaacatccgaagatgatgaaatttgtGAGGTtcgtgaagatgatgaaattgaagagatcttgaatgaacctttgctTGAAGGTGAAAATTCccatgactcaactctttacaaaggcaAATTGTTTAACAACAACACTAAAACCTACAATTTCTATTGTTTATTTGTAAAGACTTGTGGTTTTTCAGTTAGACGTGGTCATAGTTACAAACGAAACAAGAATAACATTGAAGATATATAGAGAAGAGAGTTTACTTGTCATTGAGGACATGTtgctaaacaaaaaaaaatctaaagtaGAAAAACAAAGCAAACAAAAGTTCAAGATGTAATTGTAGTGTAAAATTGTTGATAGAATGGTGGTTGTCGAATGTTGTCATGGTGGGCTTAGTTATCGTTGGGACATTGGTGGGGTGCTCGTTGGTCGTGGTGACGGGTTGTTGTCGGGGTGCTAGTAAGCGAGCTGCTAGCAGGTCACGACTATTAACATGCTTGTTGGGCATTGGGTtggtgataacggtctaaaaatcgttattttcatatttaaatttgatattaaaacacaccctttatggcttagaatgagctttaaatcaagtaaacacttagttgagtcttgtgagagtcaaaagttggttttagagatattatgcttgtttttacattgttttgcagggtttttaggtgaattgaagatgaaagtgaagtaaggtggacttagacccatgaaagaaggagaaaaatgatgaaaagaaaggtCAAGAGAGCcattgagcgccagaatggtccgctaaGCCCTCAGAgcaattagagggaaaccgctcagcggttagttttgccgctgagcggtcaaagcggcaagaggaaaaccgctgagcggtgaacttaggcgcctgagcggttgtttgtttttattagctagattgtaatctttctgttatctttttgggcttatatatagccccagtgcgaatcaaaaggggattcttttggcagagagaaacatccagagctattccaaacaccttggaggaggttccttggatggttaggctccaatctaccaaggttagggttatttcttccattctttcattatatttcatctagtttcaccatgattatggtgaactaaacccNNNNNNNNNNNNNNNNNNNNNNNNNNNNNNNNNNNNNNNNNNNNNNNNNNNNNNNNNNNNNNNNNNNNNNNNNNNNNNNNNNNNNNNNNNNNNNNNNNNNNNNNNNNNNNNNNNNNNNNNNNNNNNNNNNNNNNNNNNNNNNNNNNNNNNNNNNNNNNNNtgtctttattgatacggggacatacggttatgtcatgaactggtgagaaattccttgattatgctaataccacctaggcataggggtaggacgataaaTTGTATTTTGGTTCCGTTCGccttgcattattagttactaggggaggctagggatagcaagccggtaattaataataggctcttttcaccaagggattgggttaagggttggctagaaagtttgcatggcaattggataaataagtgaagtaaacaagaaaagtagatatatgagagtggataagatgaaattgtaaaccNCAACAACACCANtcatccatagtttttcaaagccaattgaatcactgcatttgcatgtttacttttattctttgcatacaaacaccaacttaattcttttctcaagtcttacgcgatttgtttacatgaaaagtaaggcctaagagtcctttgggaagaacgttattgggtttaccaattatattacttgataacgatctagtacacttgtcagtggcttaacaagtttttggcatcgttgccgaggactcgtggtttaacttatctagtagtgtaaactgattaagtttgacttgattgtatatatctttttatctttttatctttttatttttttcttttatataaaaaaagtgctactagggtttgtgtttcttgtgcatgcagcaggagctcAGACATAccaggagcaagaaaaatatgtaacctcttcttgaaggcttaagcgaggcaagggggagaaggagagtcagacgcccatctagggatttgtttccttcccctgatagattactatcaccttcaccagtcaGAAGAACAAAGGAGATGGTTGAACGAACTCCTCCacgacgcactcttgcagatcATTCAAATGCGGTTgaccctttccattttaacagcatagccatgcctacggatcaaacgaccaacatggtgatgaatccaacacttatacaccaAGTGCAAAGAAACCAGTTTCgcggcctgtcaaatgagaatccctatgagcatttgacagcgtttagtgaaatatgcaatacagtgaagatggcaggtgtatcagatgatagagtaaggcttagcttgttcTCATTTTCATTGGGAGGGCTACACAGTCCATGAGTTTGATAAGAAAACCGTAgttcttgcattccttggagggCTACACATGcaatcaaagatgatgttaaatGTTGCAGCTGGAGGGGATATGAGAATGAAAACcgaggatgaggcttatgagTTGATTGAAAGTATGGCAGATAATGAAGAAACACAAGGTGAGAATGCTGATGTTGTTCAGAAAATTCCTGAATCACAGGATTATAGTTCTATGATGGAGCAGAATAAGAAAATTGCTCAACAACTGGAGATAATTATTCAGAAATTATCTGTCTTGCCACAAGAGATGATAACAGTTTCAAGAAATTCAAAGCAGCCTCAattcatgcctatacaaaggAGTGAAGATTCTGAAGAGACTTTTCAGAAAGTTGTGAAGAGTACTGTGTTCTTTGTTGATCAAAGGGAGGAAAGGGAGGCATGTGAAATGATTACCAAAAGTGGGAAAGTATTAAAGGAAAGAAGagtagaaaaagagagtgttgaaaaaaagagtgagcaagaggaagaaggggggagagaaaaaaatatgataaataaaaaaaaaatgagggtgattagagagaagaagaagtagaaaatttgagagaaaaagagtATGTTAAACCTTTGCCTTATCCAAAGACATACTcaagaagagagaaggaaacACAGTTTGAGCACTTCATGCAGATTTTTAGGaagttggaaataaccataccattttctgaggcacttcagcaaatgccCTCATAtgctaaatttctaaaagaactGCTAATGAAAAAGAGGAagtatgttgagaaggaaaccattgaagtgcaaggaaattgTAGTGCAATCATACAAAGGAAATTACCTCCTAAATTGCAAGATCCAGGGAGTTTCACCATTCCATGCactattggagagttagaagAGGGGAAAGCTCTGATTGATTTGGGAGCAagcattaatctaatgcctcttTCTATGTTTAGAAAGATTAGAGGATTAAAACTGAAGCCAACgaggatgactcttcaattaaCAGATAGATCCCTTAAATACCCATATGGAGTGGTTGAAGATGTGATAGTTAAagtggataaatttttattcccggtggattttgttgttatggagatggaggaggatggagatgcacctttgattcttggaagacctttcatgaagacaactaggattttaattgatgtggagaatggTAAGTTAAAGGTCAGAGTACAAGATGAAGAGGTAAATTTTGATGTCTTCCAAGCAATGTCATATCCTAGAGATAAAAAGTCATGCTTCCAAATAGACATTGTGGAAGAACTTTGTATGTTGCAAGATAAGAGAATACAAAATGCATCTGCATTGGAGAGGTCGGTCATTAATGAATGCGAATAtttacatgaagaagaagataaaatgattgaagaatgtgtccatgaattggaagaaacaaaagaaatttcaacaaaagAGGCCAGTTTTGAAAGAATTGATCCCAAAGAGAAAGTGATAGAAAGTAAGCTTGAACTGAAGGAACTACCACCACATTTGAAGTATGTATTTTTGGAAGCTAATGGAGGGAAGACAGTCATTAtctccaaaagaagaagaaaagttggtggAATAAGCCCTACATATTGTATGAACAGGATCCTTATGGAGAGTGATTATAGACCAGTGgctcaaccacaaagaagaTTAAATCCAGTTATGAAAGAAGTCGTGAGAAAGGAGGTGTTGAAGTTACTAGAAGTAGGAATTATATACCCAATATCTGAtagtaaatgggtaagtccagttcaagtggtgccaaagaaaggaggaatgatagtgattcataatgaaaaaaatgaattaattcctaCACAAATAGTTACTAGGTGGCAGATGTGTATAGATTACAGAAAGTTGAACACAACTACCAgaaaagatcattttcccttaccttttatggaccagATGCTAGAAAGATTAGCTGGACAAGCATActattgcttccttgatggttattctagatataatcaaattgtggtagATCCTGAAGATTAAGAGAAAACAACttttacatgtccttttggtatatttgcctatagaaaaatgtcatttggattatgtaatgcatctgccacatttcaaaggtgtatgcaaCCCATCTTTGCAGaatttatggagaaaagcatagaagtcttcatggatgatattTCAGTATTTGGAGATTCTTTTCAGAGATGCTTAGTCAACTTAGATGCAGTTCTTAAAAggtgtgttcaaacaaatcttgttttgaattgggaaaaatgtcattttatggtcactgaaggaattgtgttgggacacaaaatttcatcaaaggGGATTGAAGTCGACAAAGCCAAAGTGGAGGTTATTTAAAAgcttccaccaccatcaaacGTGAAAGGAATCCGGAGTTTCTTAGGCCATGCTGGTTTCTATCGGAGATTTATTAAAGACTTTTCAAAGATTGCTAAGCCATTGAGTAATCTGCTAGTTAAGGATACACCATTTGAGATGAGTTCTGAATGTTTGCGagcttttgatgttttaaagaaaagtttaatttatgctccagtaattgtagctccagaatgaaataaagattttgaacttatgtgtgatgctagtgacTATGCTATATGTGCAGTATtgggtcaaagaagagaaaaagtatttcatgctatttactatgctagtaaagtcTTAAATGAAGCCCAGCTGAATTATGCTACCATAGAGAAAGAATTTTGGGCTATAGTCTATGCACTagagaaatttagatcttatctcATTGGATCTAAAGTCATAGTTTATACGGATCATGCAGCTATAAAATTCTTATTAACAAAGCCAGATTCAAAGCCACGGTTAATCAGGTGGGTGCTTTTGTTACAAGAGTTTGACATAGAgattcgtgataaaaagggaagtgagaatTTAATAGTTGATCACTTATCTAGATTGGTTAACACGGAAGTAACGAGTAAGGAGAAGGAAGTCTGGGagtctttttcagatgaaactcttttgtacattcaacaaaggccatggtttgctgatatggctaattttaaagttgcAGGTATTATTCCTGGAGAGTtaaattggcaacagaaaaagaagttttattctgatgctaagcagtttatatgggatgatccgtatttatttaagattggAGCAAATAATCTTTTAAGGAGATGCGTAACCAAGGAAGAGGCAGAAGGAAtcctttggcattgtcataattctccttatggaGGACATTATAATGGGGAGCGAACAAAAATTCTTCAGTCGAaattttattggcctactttATTTAAAGAcgctcataatcatgctaggaattgtgataagtgtcaaaggaTAGGAGCTATTTCAAGAAGGCATGAGATGTCGTGACAAggtattttggaagttgaagtttatGATTGTTGggttattgattttgttgggccttttccaccatcatttaataatgaatatattttggtggttgttgattatgtgagtaaatgggttgaagctaTAGCATGTCCAAGAATGATGCCAATACGgtgattaaattcttgaaaaggcaaatcttctcacgttttggaacccctagggtacttattagtgatggggggtctcatttttgtaatgctcagcttgctaaggtacttagacattatggggtgaaacataaagtgGTTGCACCGTATCATCCACAAACGaatggtcaagctgaagtttccaatagggaaaattaagaggatattAGAGAAGATAGTTGCTTTTTCACGAAAAGATTGGTCATGaaaattagatgatgctctttgcGCGTACAGGACAGCTATGAAGACTTCCATGGGGTTATCACCTTTTTAGATGGTATAAGGGAAAGCATGTCACTTGCCAGTAGAGATGGAACACAaggctttgtgggctttgaagtttttaaattttgatcctcatgaaaTTCAAAGCAAGTGAAGAAATCAGTTGTTAGAGCTTGAAGAGATGCAGTTACATGCATATGACTCATCTAGGAGCTATAAAGagaaggtgaaattttatcatgataaaaagcTGATAAAGAGAGTCTTCACTCTAGGACAGCAGGTGCTATTATTTAATTCACGGTTGAAGTTATTTCCTGGgaagttgaaatcaaaatggtcgggaccttttgTGATAAAGCGTGTATACCCAAACAGAGCTGTGGAATTGGAGACTTCAGATAAGGATAATCAGCAGAGAAGTTGGGTGGTAAATGGTCAGAGGCTCAAACATTATTTGGGAGGAGAAGTGGAGCAATTCTCCATGGTActgatgttggtggatccatgaggtttgggtcaggctcatgacgttaaacaagcgcttttgggaggcaaccc
Coding sequences within:
- the LOC106779080 gene encoding uncharacterized protein LOC106779080 — protein: MQLHAYDSSRSYKEKVKFYHDKKLIKRVFTLGQQVLLFNSRLKLFPGKLKSKWSGPFVIKRVYPNRAVELETSDKDNQQRSWVVNGQRLKHYLGGEVEQFSMVLMLVDP